The sequence ccatccatgcacaagagggCTTGGGGGAACTCCAAGTAggggaacaaaaaataaaataatgagacctgagcagggccggatttaggtttgatgaggctctaagctactgaaggtgatggggccctttatatgtccagctgtcctttgtcagcaacaaattgtcgctgttttttgtgttgaatatatgctatatggtaatttatggacctaatatggggcctacacaacacaaaacactgttgttgtatgtaggttttttttatcttatattttggaaatgtacatccagttgttttttcctttaattttctttggggcccccaagagagtggggccctaagctatagcttgtttaggttatacgtaaatctggccctgcttgcTCAGTGGACACAGAATACTGACTGGCTGATTGCAACCCAGAGCAGGACATCTGCACACTGAAACAGATGGCTGCATGTcccacttttattttatattagagAACCTAGTATcactttcataaaaatctgaattATGACCTGATTATTACATGCTTCCAGGACTGTTAATAAAGTGggttccctcccccacccaccaccagcagCTTAGGAGTGATAAACGGAAGTTCATGTTGACCTCTAACCGGagggctgataataataataattatttcttaaatggctgataaaagcaagccaacGTGCAATGGGTTATGactcctttccctctctctgctcTTTTCTTCACAGCCAATCTGACTCTGGATCCAAGCACAGCTCATCCCCAGCTCTACGTATCAGAAGATCTGAAGAGTGTGAAATGGAGAGGCATGAAGCAAAATGTGTCTGCTGGTCCCTTGAGATATGACGTGATGGCGAGCGTCCTAAGCCACCAGGGCATCAACTCGGGGAAATTTTGTTGGGAAGTGGAAGTGGTGGAAGGGGGCAGTTGGTGGGGTGTGGGAATCGTGAGGGAAGATGCAAACAGAAATGGGGCAATTCGCCTTGCACCAGAGGGAGGGTACTGGGGGGTACAGCGTATTGATGGGCAGTACCAGTCAATTACTGACAATCCTAGGACGAATTTGTCCTTATGCCATCACCCAAGTAGGATCCGGGTTGCCCTGGACTACTCGgagggcctggtaggattttttgaCGGTGATACTGATGCCCATCTCTTTACCTTTCCGAAAGCAAAATTCTCTGGGGAAAAGGTCCATGCCTGGTTCTTGATTTATGGGTGGAATGGGGAGCTCACAGTCCATCCATGAGAGAAAGGAGCACCCCAATGCTGTTCTTCTAGGGTCTGAAACCATACTCTATAGCTCTGGAAGGCTCTCATACCAGAATATACTTTATAGCCCAGCCACTCAACCACAGACTCATAAATACTAAGGAGGTATCACTCATGGCATGGCTACTTGTCTACTAGACCCACACAGAAAAAGTGCTATTTGAAGTTCTGTTTGACATTCTGAATAAATGCCTGGTTTTTATCCCAACATACAGTTGCACAGGAATACTGGTCaagctgcaaaatgtttgagctACTTGAtgactttgaaagccatccagggCCCAGATGCTAGGCTTACTCATGTCCAGTGCCAACACCAGGCCTCCACAGTGTTTGCAACCTGCCAGGTATACTTAGTTACCTGCTAAGTGCTTGTTCCAaacagggagcaggaagtgtATGAAGGCTCTAGTGGGCTTCCATACATGACTAACAAATGATGCTCCATCCAGATTAGGGGTGGTGTGCCTGTAGCCCCTCATAAGGTGTTGGGCTCCAAGTCCTATCAGCCTATGGAGGACAGGCT comes from Podarcis raffonei isolate rPodRaf1 chromosome 2, rPodRaf1.pri, whole genome shotgun sequence and encodes:
- the LOC128408678 gene encoding zinc-binding protein A33-like — encoded protein: MEDEDGYMQIDLKSQQQRSAPLPKCTKGSSSNVWWKVAFSIALAGNVALILVLVFLSLPSKKIPLSQDIFANKPPHNQIRSCLKRCVPCSSDKTRTTANLTLDPSTAHPQLYVSEDLKSVKWRGMKQNVSAGPLRYDVMASVLSHQGINSGKFCWEVEVVEGGSWWGVGIVREDANRNGAIRLAPEGGYWGVQRIDGQYQSITDNPRTNLSLCHHPSRIRVALDYSEGLVGFFDGDTDAHLFTFPKAKFSGEKVHAWFLIYGWNGELTVHP